The following proteins are encoded in a genomic region of Streptomyces lunaelactis:
- a CDS encoding acetyl-CoA C-acetyltransferase: MPEAVIVSAARSPIGRAFKGSLKDLRADDLTATIIQTALAKVPELDPKDIDDLMLGCGLPGGEQGHNLGRIIAVQMGMDHLPGCTVTRYCSSSLQTSRMALHAIKAGEGDVFISAGVEMVSRFVKGNSDSLPDTHNPLFAEAEARTASVAENGAADWHDPRQDGLVPDAYIAMGQTAENLARLKGVTRQDMDEFGVRSQNLAEEALKNGFWEREITPVTTPDGTVVSKDDGPRAGVTLEGVQGLKPVFRPDGFVTAANCCPLNDGAAALVIMSDTKARELGLTPLARIVSTGVSGLSPEIMGYGPVEASKQALKRAGLTIDDIDLAEINEAFAAQVIPSYRDLGLDLDKVNVNGGAIAVGHPFGMTGARITGTLINSLQFHDKQFGLETMCVGGGQGMAMVIERLS; encoded by the coding sequence GCCACAATCATCCAGACCGCGCTCGCCAAGGTCCCCGAGCTCGACCCCAAGGACATCGACGACCTGATGCTCGGCTGCGGCCTCCCCGGCGGCGAGCAGGGCCACAACCTCGGGCGGATCATCGCCGTGCAGATGGGGATGGACCACCTCCCCGGATGTACGGTCACCCGCTACTGCTCGTCCTCCCTCCAGACCTCCCGCATGGCGCTGCACGCCATCAAGGCCGGCGAGGGCGACGTGTTCATCTCGGCCGGTGTCGAGATGGTGTCCCGCTTCGTGAAGGGCAACTCCGACAGCCTCCCGGACACGCACAACCCCCTCTTCGCCGAGGCCGAGGCCCGCACCGCCTCCGTGGCCGAGAACGGCGCCGCCGACTGGCACGACCCCCGCCAGGACGGCCTCGTCCCCGACGCGTACATCGCCATGGGGCAGACCGCCGAGAACCTGGCCCGCCTCAAGGGCGTCACCCGCCAGGACATGGACGAGTTCGGCGTACGGTCCCAGAACCTCGCCGAGGAAGCCCTCAAGAACGGCTTCTGGGAGCGCGAGATCACCCCGGTGACGACCCCGGACGGCACGGTCGTCTCCAAGGACGACGGCCCGCGTGCGGGCGTCACCCTGGAGGGCGTGCAGGGCCTGAAGCCGGTCTTCCGCCCCGACGGCTTCGTCACCGCCGCCAACTGCTGCCCGCTCAACGACGGCGCCGCCGCCCTCGTGATCATGTCCGACACCAAGGCGCGCGAGCTGGGCCTGACCCCGCTGGCGCGGATCGTCTCCACCGGTGTCTCCGGCCTCTCGCCCGAGATCATGGGCTACGGCCCGGTCGAGGCGTCCAAGCAGGCGCTGAAGCGCGCCGGCCTGACGATCGACGACATCGACCTGGCCGAGATCAACGAGGCCTTCGCCGCCCAGGTCATCCCCTCCTACCGGGACCTCGGCCTGGACCTGGACAAGGTCAACGTCAACGGTGGCGCGATCGCCGTCGGCCACCCCTTCGGCATGACCGGCGCGCGGATCACCGGCACGCTGATCAACAGCCTGCAGTTCCACGACAAGCAGTTCGGTCTGGAGACCATGTGCGTCGGCGGCGGCCAGGGCATGGCGATGGTCATCGAGCGCCTGAGCTGA
- a CDS encoding DUF4287 domain-containing protein → MSQVFSDETHRNLLSRIPHCTGREITDWLRTVDEGPSLFRFEEKVSWLRSEHDLAYGHAKAIIHEYDLRRAARKLL, encoded by the coding sequence ATGTCCCAAGTCTTCTCCGATGAGACCCATCGAAATCTGCTCTCCCGAATCCCTCACTGCACCGGTCGTGAGATCACCGACTGGCTCCGCACAGTCGATGAAGGACCATCCCTTTTCCGCTTCGAGGAGAAGGTCAGCTGGCTCCGCAGCGAACACGACCTCGCTTACGGACATGCCAAAGCGATCATTCATGAGTACGACCTGAGGCGCGCCGCGCGCAAGTTGCTCTAG
- a CDS encoding Bax inhibitor-1/YccA family protein has protein sequence MRSSNPVFSRRGFSRDNGYAGFNAQQPQAGGPAVGTSPYTQGAGNPYATNPYAPADTQAPARGNVMTIDDVVARTAMTLGTVFVTAALAWFLLPVDEANIGKSYGIAIGAALVAFVFAMIQAFKRKASPALILLYAAFEGVFLGVISSAVSTYVSAGAVPQAVLGTMSVFAGVLIAYKRRWIRVNRRFYGFVMAAAVGFLLLMVVNLLFSAIGGGDGLGFRSGGLGILFGVIGVILGACFLALDFKQVEDGITYGAPREESWLAAFGLTMTLVWIYLEFLRLISILQGD, from the coding sequence ATGAGGAGTAGCAACCCGGTCTTCTCGCGACGGGGGTTCAGCCGCGACAACGGCTACGCGGGGTTCAACGCGCAGCAGCCGCAGGCCGGGGGCCCCGCCGTAGGAACCAGCCCCTACACGCAGGGCGCGGGCAACCCGTACGCGACCAACCCGTACGCGCCCGCGGACACGCAGGCGCCCGCGCGCGGCAATGTGATGACCATCGACGACGTGGTGGCGCGTACCGCCATGACGCTCGGTACGGTGTTCGTCACCGCCGCCCTCGCCTGGTTCCTGCTGCCGGTCGACGAAGCCAATATCGGCAAGTCGTACGGCATCGCGATCGGCGCGGCCCTGGTGGCCTTCGTCTTCGCGATGATCCAGGCCTTCAAGCGCAAGGCGTCGCCCGCGCTGATTCTGCTGTACGCGGCCTTCGAGGGTGTCTTCCTCGGAGTGATCTCCAGCGCGGTCTCGACCTATGTCTCGGCCGGTGCGGTCCCGCAGGCGGTGCTCGGCACCATGTCGGTCTTCGCCGGCGTGCTGATCGCGTACAAGCGGCGCTGGATCCGCGTCAACCGCCGCTTCTACGGCTTCGTGATGGCAGCGGCCGTCGGCTTCCTGCTGCTCATGGTCGTCAACCTGCTGTTCTCCGCCATCGGTGGCGGTGACGGTCTCGGCTTCCGCAGCGGCGGCCTCGGCATCCTCTTCGGTGTCATCGGCGTCATCCTCGGTGCCTGCTTCCTCGCCCTCGACTTCAAGCAGGTCGAGGACGGCATCACCTACGGCGCTCCGCGCGAGGAGTCCTGGCTGGCGGCCTTCGGCCTCACCATGACGCTGGTGTGGATCTACCTCGAGTTCCTGCGGCTGATCTCGATCCTGCAGGGCGACTAG
- a CDS encoding ABC transporter ATP-binding protein, with amino-acid sequence MTTTPIAHRATAVAARATDLSKVYGQGETQVVALDQVTVDFRQAEFTAIMGPSGSGKSTLMHCVAGLDSFSSGSVRIGETELGSLKDKQLTQLRRDKIGFIFQAFNLLPTLTGLENITLPMDIAGRKPDKQWLQQVIEMVGLQDRLSHRPTELSGGQQQRVAVARALASQPEIIFGDEPTGNLDSRSGAEVLGFLRNSVRELGQTVVMVTHDPVAASYADRVIFLADGRIVDEMLHPTADGVLDRMKEFDAKGRTS; translated from the coding sequence GTGACCACCACCCCCATCGCTCACCGCGCCACCGCAGTGGCCGCCCGCGCCACGGATCTGTCCAAGGTGTACGGACAGGGCGAGACCCAGGTGGTCGCGCTGGACCAGGTCACCGTGGACTTCCGGCAGGCGGAGTTCACCGCGATCATGGGCCCGTCGGGCTCCGGCAAGTCCACGCTGATGCACTGCGTGGCCGGCCTGGACAGCTTCAGCTCCGGGTCCGTACGGATCGGTGAGACCGAGCTCGGGTCGCTCAAGGACAAGCAGCTGACCCAGCTGCGCCGGGACAAGATCGGCTTCATCTTCCAGGCGTTCAACCTGCTGCCGACGCTGACCGGTCTGGAGAACATCACGCTGCCGATGGACATCGCCGGCCGCAAGCCCGACAAGCAGTGGCTGCAGCAGGTCATCGAGATGGTGGGCCTGCAGGACCGGCTGAGCCACCGCCCCACCGAGCTCTCCGGCGGCCAGCAGCAGCGCGTCGCAGTCGCCCGTGCCCTGGCCTCGCAGCCGGAGATCATCTTCGGTGACGAGCCGACCGGAAACCTGGACTCGCGCTCCGGCGCCGAGGTGCTGGGCTTCCTGCGCAACTCCGTACGGGAGCTGGGCCAGACCGTCGTCATGGTCACGCACGACCCGGTGGCCGCCTCCTACGCCGACCGGGTGATCTTCCTCGCGGACGGGCGGATCGTCGACGAGATGCTGCACCCCACCGCGGACGGCGTTCTCGACCGGATGAAGGAGTTCGACGCCAAGGGCCGGACCAGCTGA